AGCATCAGATTAAGGAAGTGGTCCAATGATTCGTCGTCGGTCTCGTGCACCGGCTTGGGGCTGCCGGTCCCAGCGACGTTGATCAGGAAGTCGATGCGCCCCCACCGGGCGACGGCGAGGTCCGCGATTCGCTTGGGGGCATCGTCGTCTCTCAGATCGACGGCAAGCGTAGCCACCCGATCGGGATCCGCAATGGTTTCGGCCAGCTGGGTGAGCCTGGCCTCATTGCGTCCCGTCGCCAGCACCGCCATGCCCATCTCGGCGAGCTTTGTCGCGCAACCGAAGCCAATCCCGCCGCTCGCCCCGGTTACGATCGCTACCTGCATCACTGGCCTGCCTTCATGAGCGCCGCCTTGATCTGGTGCTTCAGTATCTTCCCCGCGTCGTTTTTTGGTAAGGCATCCCAAATAACCACTTGCTCGGGCGCTTTGAACCGCGCCACCCCCGAGTCCTCCAGGAAGTCGCGCAAGCTGGTTATGTTCAGTTCGGGCTCCGGGCGATACACGGTTGTGGGCACCACGACGGCGCATGCCCGCTCCCCGGTGCGTTCGTCGGGCAGGCCGACGATGGCGATCTCGGCGATGCCGGGATGGCCGGCCAGGATGTCCTCGACCTCCTTGGGCGAGATGTTTTCGCCGTTGCGGACGATGATGTCTTTGGCCCGCCCGGTGACGACGAGGTACTCGTCGTCGACCCAGCGCGCGAGATCTCCGGTCCGGAAGTACCCCTCGGCGTCGAAAGCTTCGGCCTCGTCTTCGGGATGCTGGTAGCCGACGAGCATCTGCGGGCCGCGTGCGCGGATTTCTCCGGCGACCAGTTTGACGTCGGCCAGGCCGACGTGCCCGTCGGTGTCAGCGGCGTGCCCGGCATGCTGCGGAGACCCGATTGTGGTGACCGGCACTTCGGTCGAGCCGTACACGCGGGTGACGATCGCGGACTCGAAATATGCTGCGGCCCCGCGGATCAGCGACGGCGACACGGACGCACCGCCACAGACGAACAGCTTCAGGTCCGGCAGGCGAGTGCCGGCGCGGCGCGCGGCGGCGAGCGTCTGCTCCAAAAACGGTGTCGCCCCCGCCATATGAGTGCACCGCTGCGCTTGCATGAGTCCGACCGCCTCGCCGCCGTTCCACTTGTCCATCAGCACGGCGGTGGTGCCCAGCAGCAGCGGGCATTCGAACGCGTAGATGGAACCACCGATGTGAGCGATCGGCGACGCAACCAGAAATGCATCCCCCCGCTCGACGAGCCAGTGATCACGAATCTGGCGGATCAGCGCGTGGATCGAATTGTGGGTGTGCAGCACGCCTTTCGGGCGTCCGGTGGTCCCCGAGGTGTAGAGGATCATGCGCACGGCATCGGGATTCAGGGTCGGCAGCGCCCTGGTGGCCGTCGGTTCCGCGAGCAGCGAGGCGAACGGGATCTGGTCGGGACCGGGATCCCCGCGCACCACCACGACGTCCGGCGGCGATTCGAGCTGGGCGGTGACCCGCGCCAACATCGCCGTGTAGTCGTGGCGGCCGAAATGCGATGGGACGAAGACCATCCGGCTGTCGGCGTCTTCGAGGATGAAACGCAGTTCACGGTCGCGCAGGGATGACAGGATGGGGTTGGCCGCCATCCCCGCCAGCGTTGCGGCAAGGTAGATCACCGCGGCTTCGTGCCAGTTGGGCAGCATGAACGACACCACGCTGCCCGGGGGAATGCGCGCGTGCAATGCGTGTGCCAGGGTCGTCGCCTGCCGGCACAGGGTTTGACAGTCCACCCGCCGGTCGCCGTCGACCAGCGCGACCCGCCGCGGGGTGCGCTGCGCGGCCTCACGCAGCGAGTCGGCCAGCGTGCCCGAAACCCACCAGCCGCGCGCGTAGGCGTCAGCGGCGCGTTCGTTGTCCCAGCGAACCCAACGTCCGCCGATCAGCTTGCGGTCCTGGTGTTTTGGCATGGCAGCGGTGCCGGCTAGCCTTTCATGCGCCGCATCGTCATCGAGTGACGGAATCGGGACGCGGGATGGGTGTTGATCGTGACCTGGGCGACCCGTCCGTCGGACGTCGTGTAGGTGCGTTGCACCTGCAGCGCTGGCGTTCCGGACTCGACGTCGAGCCCGTCGGCCAGTGCCGGTGTGATGAGCACCGCCGCGATCTCTTGATGAACCTCGACGATACTCAGGCCGAACAGGTCTTCGATCAGCGGGAAGATCGGGCCTTCGTGGCGCTGCAACAGCCTGCCGACCGCGGCAAACGCTCGGTTGATGTAGTACTCGGTGCGGCACAGCGCGGGCTCCGAGGGCTGCGTACGCTCGCCACGCCGGAAACCCCGGACGCCCAGCCACTGTTCGCCGCTCGCTAGCCCGGTCCGGGCCGCCAGCTCCTCGTCGAGGGCGACCATGGCGATGGATTCGATCGCGAAATGCGTACCGGCCGCAAACGCGAGCAGGTCATTGATGGACATGACGTGCTGGACGTAGGAGTCCGACGACGGCCGCGGCACGACGAGGGTCCCGGTGCGCGGGCGCGACGACACCAGGTTGTCTTCGCGCAACCGCCGCAGCGCCTCCCGAATGGTGTAGCGGCTCACCGCAAACCGCTCACACAGCTCGTGTTCGGTCGGCAACTGCGACCCCACCGGATACACA
The nucleotide sequence above comes from Mycobacterium malmoense. Encoded proteins:
- a CDS encoding AMP-binding protein, coding for MPKHQDRKLIGGRWVRWDNERAADAYARGWWVSGTLADSLREAAQRTPRRVALVDGDRRVDCQTLCRQATTLAHALHARIPPGSVVSFMLPNWHEAAVIYLAATLAGMAANPILSSLRDRELRFILEDADSRMVFVPSHFGRHDYTAMLARVTAQLESPPDVVVVRGDPGPDQIPFASLLAEPTATRALPTLNPDAVRMILYTSGTTGRPKGVLHTHNSIHALIRQIRDHWLVERGDAFLVASPIAHIGGSIYAFECPLLLGTTAVLMDKWNGGEAVGLMQAQRCTHMAGATPFLEQTLAAARRAGTRLPDLKLFVCGGASVSPSLIRGAAAYFESAIVTRVYGSTEVPVTTIGSPQHAGHAADTDGHVGLADVKLVAGEIRARGPQMLVGYQHPEDEAEAFDAEGYFRTGDLARWVDDEYLVVTGRAKDIIVRNGENISPKEVEDILAGHPGIAEIAIVGLPDERTGERACAVVVPTTVYRPEPELNITSLRDFLEDSGVARFKAPEQVVIWDALPKNDAGKILKHQIKAALMKAGQ
- a CDS encoding GntR family transcriptional regulator; this encodes MPETKVVDHRYLQVARTLRKEIVDGVYPVGSQLPTEHELCERFAVSRYTIREALRRLREDNLVSSRPRTGTLVVPRPSSDSYVQHVMSINDLLAFAAGTHFAIESIAMVALDEELAARTGLASGEQWLGVRGFRRGERTQPSEPALCRTEYYINRAFAAVGRLLQRHEGPIFPLIEDLFGLSIVEVHQEIAAVLITPALADGLDVESGTPALQVQRTYTTSDGRVAQVTINTHPASRFRHSMTMRRMKG